From one Tsukamurella tyrosinosolvens genomic stretch:
- a CDS encoding C40 family peptidase codes for MRRTLVAAVSALMLALVGAPPAQAADVEAAIARGMTLVGTDTFGEYGCEDFVDFAYGKTTTTGIPRDHARSFYEALKAKGLGHSSLPAPRGALVFSQSDYGYHVDISLGNGTYLSGGVQGLSNGWGDGSQIQIIPEPDIAPNSRLLGWAYAPWK; via the coding sequence ATGAGACGCACGCTGGTGGCCGCCGTATCCGCGCTGATGCTCGCGCTGGTGGGCGCGCCGCCGGCCCAGGCCGCCGATGTCGAGGCCGCCATCGCGCGCGGCATGACGCTCGTCGGCACCGACACCTTCGGCGAGTACGGCTGCGAGGACTTCGTCGACTTCGCCTACGGCAAGACCACCACCACCGGCATCCCGCGCGACCACGCCCGCTCCTTCTACGAGGCACTGAAGGCCAAGGGCCTCGGCCACTCCTCACTCCCCGCGCCGCGCGGCGCGCTCGTCTTCTCGCAGAGCGACTACGGCTACCACGTGGACATCTCCCTCGGGAACGGCACGTATCTCAGCGGCGGCGTTCAGGGGCTGTCCAACGGCTGGGGCGACGGCTCGCAGATCCAGATCATCCCGGAGCCCGACATCGCACCCAACTCCAGGCTGCTGGGCTGGGCCTACGCCCCGTGGAAGTAG
- a CDS encoding o-succinylbenzoate synthase, giving the protein MVDVDELVAAARVVRLPMRVRFRGITAREAVVFEGPAGWGEFGPFPEYDDAEAAHWLRAGIEAAYQGFPEPLRAAVPVNATVPAVGPSRVPEVLARFPGCRVAKVKVAETGQTLAQDVARVAAVRAAMPGAAIRVDANGGWTVDQAERALTRLLDGGPLDYAEQPCATVEELAEVRRRLGGACDIAADESIRRADDPMRVAQLGAADVAVVKVAPLGGVRAVLDVAAALKAAAGVRVTVSSALDTAVGLSAGIVAAACVPDGNAAGLGTGGFFTADLGEHPLVDGALRVRTVAPTEAQLAAVEVTGERRQWWLDRLRRCHALAG; this is encoded by the coding sequence GTGGTGGACGTCGACGAACTGGTGGCCGCGGCGCGCGTGGTGCGCCTGCCGATGCGGGTGCGGTTCCGCGGGATCACGGCGCGCGAGGCCGTCGTGTTCGAGGGGCCGGCCGGCTGGGGCGAGTTCGGGCCCTTCCCCGAGTACGACGACGCCGAGGCGGCGCACTGGCTACGGGCCGGGATCGAGGCCGCCTACCAGGGCTTCCCGGAGCCGCTGCGCGCCGCGGTGCCGGTGAACGCGACCGTGCCCGCCGTCGGGCCGAGCCGCGTCCCCGAGGTGCTCGCGCGCTTCCCCGGCTGCCGGGTCGCGAAGGTGAAGGTGGCCGAGACGGGGCAGACGCTGGCGCAGGACGTCGCGCGGGTGGCGGCCGTGCGCGCGGCGATGCCGGGCGCCGCGATCCGCGTCGACGCGAACGGCGGCTGGACCGTCGACCAGGCGGAGCGCGCTCTCACCCGGCTGCTCGACGGCGGCCCGCTCGACTACGCCGAACAACCCTGCGCCACGGTCGAGGAGCTCGCCGAGGTCCGCCGCCGGCTGGGCGGCGCCTGCGACATCGCCGCCGACGAATCCATCCGCCGCGCGGACGATCCGATGCGCGTCGCGCAGCTCGGCGCCGCCGACGTCGCGGTGGTGAAGGTGGCCCCGCTGGGCGGGGTACGGGCGGTGCTGGACGTTGCCGCCGCGTTGAAAGCCGCTGCGGGCGTGCGGGTGACGGTCTCCTCCGCGCTGGACACGGCGGTCGGGCTGTCGGCCGGGATCGTGGCCGCGGCGTGCGTCCCCGACGGCAACGCCGCGGGCCTCGGCACGGGCGGCTTCTTCACCGCCGACCTCGGCGAACACCCCCTCGTCGACGGCGCGCTGCGGGTGCGGACCGTCGCGCCGACCGAGGCGCAGCTGGCGGCGGTCGAGGTGACGGGGGAGCGCCGGCAGTGGTGGCTCGATCGCCTGCGACGGTGCCACGCGCTCGCTGGGTAG
- a CDS encoding HIT family protein, whose amino-acid sequence MAQCVFCAIVAGEAPAAVVAETDEVIAFLDVRPMSEGHTLVVPKRHAARLADLPADDGARMFALGHRMARAARDGGLRADGVNLVVNDGRAAFQTVDHVHLHVIPRFAGDKRAVLGRFLRRKPRTSDGAAALLRAALPD is encoded by the coding sequence GTGGCGCAGTGCGTGTTCTGCGCGATCGTCGCGGGTGAGGCGCCCGCGGCGGTCGTCGCCGAGACGGACGAGGTGATCGCCTTCCTCGACGTCCGCCCGATGAGCGAGGGGCACACCCTCGTGGTCCCGAAGCGGCACGCGGCGCGCCTCGCCGACCTCCCCGCCGACGACGGCGCGCGGATGTTCGCGCTCGGGCACCGTATGGCCCGGGCGGCACGCGACGGCGGGCTCCGGGCGGACGGCGTGAACCTCGTCGTCAACGACGGCCGCGCCGCCTTCCAGACCGTCGATCACGTTCACCTGCACGTGATCCCGCGATTCGCGGGCGACAAACGCGCGGTGCTCGGCCGGTTCCTCCGCCGCAAGCCGCGCACGTCCGACGGTGCCGCCGCCCTCCTCCGCGCGGCCCTGCCGGACTGA
- a CDS encoding amidase — protein sequence MTTDITHAATRANAFTDDALGTLDATGVAEAIAAGTLGVAEAAAAAAERIRAVDPATRAVRWWLPEGGTGPQAPADAAFYGVPSAIKENTAFAGLPTTMGSTALPATPATRSGPVGEQFAATGMNVLASTVMPEFGMTASAEFADRAPARNPWNTGYTVGGSSSGAAALVASGALPIAHGNDGGGSIRIPASLNGLVGLKGTRGRLAEMPELKVLPVNVVCEGVLTRTVRDTARYVAAAERHRRNPALPPVGHVRGPGRRRRIGLVTESVTEFGIADECLAPVRTLADELADQGHEIVELSMTDLRVDGGFVDDFLHYWGLLAGIEVAATAVEARGRASFSALDPVTRSLLWSGVRGAPSIPGAIARLRRVTGNYERMFVERGVDAMLSPTMTNTTPRIGHLDPTLPFDEFMSRTIAMVGITPLNNVSGGPAISVPCGFDGAGLPLGAQFAGPAGMEATLLELAYEVEELRPFARIDG from the coding sequence ATGACCACGGACATCACCCACGCCGCCACCCGGGCGAACGCCTTCACCGACGACGCGCTCGGCACCCTCGACGCCACCGGCGTCGCGGAGGCGATCGCCGCCGGCACCCTCGGCGTCGCCGAGGCCGCCGCGGCCGCGGCCGAGCGGATCCGCGCCGTCGACCCCGCGACGCGGGCGGTGCGCTGGTGGCTCCCCGAGGGCGGGACCGGGCCGCAGGCCCCGGCGGACGCCGCCTTCTACGGCGTCCCGTCGGCGATCAAGGAGAACACCGCCTTCGCGGGCCTGCCCACGACGATGGGTTCGACGGCCCTGCCCGCCACGCCCGCCACGCGGTCGGGGCCGGTCGGCGAGCAGTTCGCGGCGACGGGGATGAACGTGCTGGCCTCGACGGTGATGCCGGAGTTCGGGATGACCGCGAGCGCCGAGTTCGCCGACCGCGCGCCGGCCCGCAACCCGTGGAACACCGGTTACACCGTCGGCGGCTCCTCATCGGGCGCCGCGGCCCTGGTGGCCTCGGGCGCGCTGCCCATCGCGCACGGCAACGACGGCGGCGGCTCGATCCGGATCCCCGCGTCGCTCAACGGCCTCGTCGGGCTCAAGGGCACGCGCGGCCGGCTCGCGGAGATGCCGGAGCTGAAGGTGCTGCCGGTCAACGTGGTCTGCGAGGGCGTGCTCACGCGCACCGTCCGCGACACCGCGCGGTACGTCGCCGCGGCCGAGCGGCACCGCCGGAATCCCGCGCTGCCGCCCGTCGGGCACGTGCGCGGGCCGGGTCGGCGCCGCCGGATCGGGCTGGTCACCGAGTCGGTCACCGAGTTCGGCATCGCCGACGAATGCCTCGCGCCCGTCCGCACCCTCGCCGACGAGCTCGCGGATCAGGGGCACGAGATCGTCGAGCTCTCGATGACGGACCTGCGCGTCGACGGCGGCTTCGTCGACGACTTCCTGCACTACTGGGGCCTGCTCGCCGGGATCGAAGTGGCCGCCACCGCCGTCGAGGCGCGCGGCCGTGCCTCCTTCTCGGCGCTCGATCCCGTGACGCGCAGCCTGCTGTGGTCCGGGGTGCGCGGCGCACCGTCGATCCCGGGCGCGATCGCGCGGCTGCGGCGGGTCACCGGGAACTACGAGCGGATGTTCGTCGAGCGCGGCGTCGACGCGATGCTCTCGCCGACCATGACGAACACGACCCCGCGGATCGGCCACCTCGACCCGACCCTGCCCTTCGACGAGTTCATGTCCCGCACCATCGCGATGGTCGGCATCACCCCGCTCAACAACGTCTCCGGCGGCCCGGCGATCTCCGTGCCGTGCGGGTTCGACGGCGCCGGGCTCCCGCTGGGCGCCCAGTTCGCGGGCCCGGCCGGGATGGAGGCGACGCTGCTCGAGTTGGCCTACGAGGTGGAGGAGCTGCGCCCCTTCGCGCGGATCGACGGGTAG
- a CDS encoding TetR/AcrR family transcriptional regulator, whose protein sequence is MEERRHRRSTLERRRALLEATVETVGESGYASVTHRAVTARAGLPTTTIGYFFASIDDLTHEAMRTFVAEEFERLAELSTFLENTSASPDEVIAAFAASSEARGNESLALIEAYLRAARDPASRVLVEDYLRAADAVAQGATALAGAQIDPATARGVVALINGFTVLDSALPDAADITIKIRALRTMLIGALFEQGHEDAARALRDGAET, encoded by the coding sequence GTGGAGGAGCGCAGACACCGGCGGAGCACGCTCGAACGCAGGCGCGCGCTGCTCGAGGCGACGGTCGAGACCGTCGGCGAATCCGGGTACGCGTCCGTGACCCACCGCGCCGTGACGGCCCGCGCGGGCCTGCCCACGACGACCATCGGCTACTTCTTCGCCTCGATCGACGACCTGACGCACGAGGCCATGCGCACCTTCGTGGCCGAGGAGTTCGAGCGGCTCGCCGAGCTGTCGACGTTCCTCGAGAACACCTCGGCGAGTCCCGACGAGGTGATCGCCGCCTTCGCCGCCTCCTCCGAGGCGCGCGGCAACGAGTCGCTCGCGCTCATCGAGGCGTACCTGCGCGCGGCGCGCGATCCCGCGTCGCGGGTGCTGGTCGAGGACTACCTGCGCGCCGCCGACGCGGTGGCGCAGGGCGCGACCGCCCTGGCGGGCGCACAGATCGACCCCGCGACCGCGCGGGGCGTGGTGGCCCTCATCAACGGCTTCACGGTGCTGGACTCCGCCCTGCCCGACGCCGCCGACATCACGATCAAGATCCGCGCGCTCCGCACGATGCTGATCGGCGCCCTGTTCGAGCAGGGCCACGAGGACGCGGCCCGCGCGCTGCGGGACGGGGCCGAGACCTAG
- a CDS encoding 1,4-dihydroxy-2-naphthoyl-CoA synthase: MTFNPELWQPVPGFEDLTDITYHRHITQGTVRVAFDRPEVRNAFRPHTVDELYRALDHARRSADVGAVLLTGNGPAPKDGVWSFCSGGDQRIRGRSGYQYATSHDADVEAATADGVDEARVKAEGGRLHILEVQRLIRFMPKVVIALVNGWAAGGGHSLHVTCDLTLASREHAKFKQTDADVGSFDAGYGSAYLAKQVGNKFAREIFFLGDVYSAEDMHRMGAVNRVVDHDRLEDVALEWSAKILGKSPQAQRMLKYAFNLPDDGLVGQQLFAGEATRLAYMTDEAVEGRDSFLEKRAPDWSPFPYYY; this comes from the coding sequence GTGACTTTCAACCCCGAGCTGTGGCAGCCGGTCCCCGGATTCGAGGACCTGACCGACATCACCTACCACCGGCACATCACGCAGGGCACCGTCCGCGTCGCCTTCGACCGGCCGGAGGTGCGCAACGCCTTCCGCCCGCACACCGTCGACGAGCTGTACCGCGCGCTCGACCATGCGCGACGGTCCGCCGACGTGGGCGCGGTCCTGCTCACCGGCAACGGGCCGGCCCCGAAGGACGGCGTGTGGTCGTTCTGCTCGGGCGGCGACCAGCGCATCCGCGGGCGCTCCGGCTACCAGTACGCGACGAGCCACGACGCCGACGTCGAGGCCGCCACCGCGGACGGCGTCGACGAGGCCCGGGTCAAGGCCGAGGGCGGCCGCCTGCACATCCTCGAGGTGCAGCGGCTCATCCGGTTCATGCCGAAGGTCGTGATCGCGCTGGTCAACGGCTGGGCCGCGGGCGGCGGTCACTCGCTGCACGTCACGTGCGACCTCACCCTCGCCAGCCGCGAGCACGCCAAGTTCAAGCAGACCGACGCCGACGTGGGCAGCTTCGACGCGGGCTACGGCAGCGCCTACCTCGCCAAGCAGGTGGGCAACAAGTTCGCGCGCGAGATCTTCTTCCTGGGCGACGTCTACAGCGCCGAGGACATGCACCGGATGGGCGCCGTGAACCGCGTCGTCGACCACGACCGGCTGGAGGACGTCGCGCTGGAGTGGTCCGCGAAGATCCTCGGCAAGAGCCCGCAGGCGCAGCGGATGCTCAAGTACGCGTTCAACCTCCCCGACGACGGGCTGGTCGGGCAGCAGCTGTTCGCCGGCGAGGCGACCCGCCTGGCGTACATGACCGACGAGGCCGTCGAGGGCCGCGACTCCTTCCTGGAGAAGCGCGCCCCCGACTGGTCGCCCTTCCCCTACTACTACTGA
- a CDS encoding carboxymuconolactone decarboxylase family protein, giving the protein MSTHDHPTDGAATLRALQPQHRDLRRAIPDVYAGFGALSSAAFADGALERKTKELIAFAIGVVEGCDGCIASHGQAAARAGATEQEAAEAIGVTFLMHGGPATIHGARAFETFRGLVAGASA; this is encoded by the coding sequence ATGAGCACCCACGACCACCCCACCGACGGCGCCGCGACGCTGCGCGCGCTCCAGCCCCAGCACCGCGACCTGCGTCGCGCGATCCCCGACGTCTACGCCGGCTTCGGGGCGCTGAGCAGCGCCGCCTTCGCCGACGGCGCGCTCGAGCGGAAGACCAAGGAGCTCATCGCCTTCGCCATCGGCGTGGTCGAGGGCTGCGACGGCTGCATCGCCTCCCACGGACAGGCCGCGGCGCGCGCGGGCGCCACCGAGCAGGAGGCCGCCGAGGCCATCGGCGTCACGTTCCTCATGCACGGCGGCCCGGCGACGATCCACGGCGCGCGGGCCTTCGAGACCTTCCGCGGCCTCGTCGCCGGCGCGAGCGCGTAG